One part of the Drosophila teissieri strain GT53w chromosome 3R, Prin_Dtei_1.1, whole genome shotgun sequence genome encodes these proteins:
- the LOC122622386 gene encoding uncharacterized protein LOC122622386: MLRLASSTLSSICFVVFFNFLWLLLLTTTSAKPTNSSDSSSRNGMQHVTSFVNQKSKSGVREEFDFDQNEAEATNSAHLQQLFGSLLQLPGKGNMSLELSLETDDDPVSERNQLDDGMEATGEQHEGFTESADAWHRIKLNIPVLEPVKHLINTVGGGGVNDSHVKNNTHRLIGHHGVHEPHHNGGNISSPAIETEEDRETAIDSTGFDVLETLGSAGTVLFSILQNLRKVFAASAGSASSASSGGGGGGAN; encoded by the exons ATGTTGCGATTGGCCAGCTCCACACTTAGTTCCATatgttttgttgtattttttaat tttttgtggctgctgctgctgacgaCGACGTCCGCCAAGCCAACCAACTCCAGCGATTCTAGTTCCAGGAATGGAATGCAACATGTGACCAGCTTCGTGAACCAGAAATCCAAGTCGGGAGTCCGCGAAGAGTTCGATTTCGATCAAAATGAGGCGGAAGCCACCAACTCGGCGCACCTGCAACAGCTTTTTGGCAGTTTGTTGCAACTGCCTGGTAAGGGAAACATGAGCCTGGAGCTATCCTTGGAGACGGACGACGATCCGGTCAGTGAGCGAAACCAGCTGGATGATGGAATGGAGGCCACTGGGGAGCAGCATGAGGGCTTCACCGAATCAGCAGATGCATGGCATCGCATTAAGTTGAATATTCCGGTCCTGGAGCCCGTGAAGCACTTGATAAATACAGTAGGTGGCGGCGGGGTGAACGACTCCCATGTCAAGAACAATACTCATCGACTGATTGGACACCATGGCGTCCACGAACCTCATCACAATGGCGGGAACATCAGCTCTCCGGCCATCGAAACGGAGGAGGATCGAGAGACAGCTATCGACAGCACCGGCTTCGATGTCCTGGAAACGTTGGGCAGCGCGGGAACTGTTCTATTCAGCATCTTGCAGAATCTTCGAAAGGTGTTTGCCGCTAGTGCCGGAAGTGCCAGTTCCGCATCCTCAgggggcggcggtggaggagcaAATTAG
- the LOC122622384 gene encoding mediator of RNA polymerase II transcription subunit 25, producing MEVDQIPLADVVFIIEGSAINGAYINELKTNYILPTLEHFTTGSIDEREYLIAERFATLYGIVVYRTAANLLEPVCSTYGPFLQPQKVMETIDRLPLVGGGMESCAHMAEGFAAAHGCFDDISERRQLLDQTSVQRHCILICNSPPYQMPTTESWKYPGKSCEQLAALFNERKINLSIIAPRKMPVLFKLFMKADGDQPITSKNYAKNIRHLVLLKGYSLKERAPSPNSMAAQMAAPNAAQATVQQQQQQQQNPAGQQQQGQGMPMDTTPAQQQQQQQQQQQQQQQQGNPQQQVMNMNTMQQQQPGPNTPAGLLNPQQQQQLLQQQQQNQFVPNQMQNPNFQQNVGPGQNRWMYPNQPGQARPPFMQGAGNVGGVGQGGGMQQNPNSALISRINAPPPNQTVTSLQQQQQQQAQQQQQQAQQQQQQRMQMLSQQQMINHQQLQQQQQLAQQQQQQGQQQQQGNPSAGNNMMPASNAGNMPNPQQQQQVGQQPNPQQQGNPQQQQGNSQQEQASLREKIWTGVLEWSEKPKSDQQKIPHTLQCTVCTNIKDGEPEIKAENWPPKLLMQLMPKHLVGNIGGQFLKDSKMVVFRPTPGEALDSLAKMMTSGYAGCVHFSSIPNSPACDLKVLILLYTPDRNAFLGFIPNNQAMFVERLRKVIQQKQHGNMQQQQQQQQMMQQQGKSPMELQQQQQQQQQQQMQQDNSQQQHYNQFQLNMQMGGGVPGGGPGPGTGGMPMQQNQMQMNMMQQQRMPLGVGVGVGVGVGPGGVPNPNLQQQLQQVAPNVAAMQQQQAQQQQQRMVRPMMSNNNPGLRQLLQHQTTPGNQFRPQMGGQNPNQMGAGGPMVGNRNFDDGNYEFM from the coding sequence ATGGAGGTGGACCAGATTCCCCTGGCCGACGTGGTCTTCATTATCGAGGGCAGCGCCATCAACGGAGCCTACATTAACGAGCTAAAGACCAATTACATCCTGCCGACTTTGGAACACTTCACCACTGGCTCCATCGACGAGCGAGAGTACCTCATTGCCGAGCGCTTTGCCACTCTGTACGGTATTGTGGTCTACCGTACTGCGGCCAATCTGCTGGAGCCGGTTTGTTCTACTTATGGACCCTTTCTGCAGCCTCAGAAAGTGATGGAGACGATAGATAGATTGCCATTAGTGGGAGGCGGAATGGAATCCTGCGCCCACATGGCCGAAGGATTCGCTGCAGCCCACGGTTGTTTTGATGACATCAGCGAACGGCGGCAGCTTCTCGATCAGACCAGTGTTCAGAGACACTGCATTCTCATCTGCAACAGTCCGCCGTACCAGATGCCCACAACGGAATCGTGGAAGTATCCGGGCAAATCATGTGAGCAGCTGGCGGCACTCTTCAACGAGCGCAAAATCAATCTCTCCATCATTGCTCCACGCAAGATGCCTGTGttgtttaaactttttatgAAAGCTGACGGAGATCAGCCCATTACGAGCAAAAACTATGCCAAGAACATCCGACACCTGGTGCTACTAAAGGGATACAGCCTCAAGGAACGAGCACCTAGTCCCAACAGCATGGCGGCCCAAATGGCCGCCCCCAATGCTGCACAGGCTacagtgcagcagcagcaacaacagcaacaaaaccCAGCTggtcagcaacaacaaggccAGGGCATGCCCATGGACACTACAccagcccagcagcagcaacaacaacaacagcagcagcagcagcagcaacaacaaggcaaTCCTCAGCAGCAGGTCATGAACATGAATACgatgcaacaacagcagcccgGCCCAAATACCCCAGCGGGCTTactcaatccacaacagcagcagcaacttttgcagcagcagcaacagaaccAATTTGTCCCCAATCAGATGCAGAACCCGAACTTCCAGCAAAACGTGGGACCCGGCCAAAACCGTTGGATGTATCCCAACCAGCCGGGTCAGGCGCGTCCGCCCTTCATGCAGGGAGCAGGCAATGTGGGCGGTGTAGGCCAAGGCGGTGGCATGCAACAAAACCCAAATTCTGCTCTGATATCGCGCATTAATGCTCCGCCGCCGAACCAAACTGTAACCTcgctacagcagcagcaacagcagcaggcgcagcagcaacaacaacaggcccaacagcagcagcaacaaaggaTGCAGATGCTAAGCCAGCAGCAGATGATAAAtcatcagcagctgcagcagcaacaacaactggctcagcaacagcagcagcaaggacagcagcaacagcagggaAATCCCAGTGCAGGAAACAATATGATGCCGGCTAGCAATGCCGGCAACATGCCCAatccacagcaacagcaacaagtggGACAGCAGCCTAATCCCCAGCAACAAGGcaatccgcagcagcagcagggaaaTTCGCAACAGGAGCAGGCCTCCTTGAGGGAAAAGATCTGGACCGGAGTGCTGGAGTGGTCAGAGAAGCCGAAGTCGGATCAGCAGAAGATTCCCCATACACTCCAGTGCACCGTGTGCACCAATATTAAAGATGGCGAACCCGAGATCAAGGCTGAAAACTGGCCGCCCAAGCTGTTGATGCAGCTAATGCCTAAGCACCTAGTTGGCAATATCGGTGGTCAGTTTCTCAAGGATTCTAAAATGGTAGTTTTTCGACCGACTCCAGGAGAGGCACTTGATTCGCTGGCTAAGATGATGACCTCCGGCTACGCTGGCTGCGTCCACTTTTCCTCTATCCCAAACTCGCCTGCCTGCGACCTTAAGGTTCTAATTCTACTCTACACGCCAGACCGCAACGCTTTCCTGGGTTTCATTCCTAACAATCAGGCAATGTTTGTGGAGCGTTTGCGCAAAGTCatacaacaaaagcagcacggcaacatgcaacagcagcaacaacaacagcaaatgaTGCAGCAGCAGGGCAAGTCGCCCATGgagctacagcagcaacagcaacaacagcagcagcaacagatgcAACAGGATAactcgcagcagcaacactacAACCAGTTCCAACTCAATATGCAGATGGGTGGAGGAGTTCCTGGCGGCGGACCGGGTCCTGGGACCGGCGGCATGCCCATGCAACagaatcaaatgcaaatgaacatGATGCAGCAACAGCGGATGCCGCTGGGTGTGGGCGtaggcgtgggcgtgggcgttggTCCCGGTGGCGTGCCCAATCCAAATCTGCAACAGCAGTTGCAACAAGTGGCGCCAAACGTCGCCgccatgcagcagcagcaggcgcaacaacagcagcagcgcatGGTGCGTCCCATgatgagcaacaacaacccaGGGCTGCGCCAGCTATTACAGCATCAGACTACGCCAGGAAATCAGTTCCGGCCGCAAATGGGCGGCCAGAATCCCAATCAAATGGGAGCCGGCGGCCCAATGGTCGGCAACCGCAACTTTGACGACGGAAACTATGAGTTCATGTAG